A portion of the Pseudarthrobacter defluvii genome contains these proteins:
- a CDS encoding phage holin family protein, producing the protein MGSFILRVVVNAAALWVASWVLPGMEISSTAASDAVARTGISQDTGTIGIVVAYLFIGLIFGVVNAFVRPLVSLLALPITILTLGLFAIVINAAMLYLTSWISSYTPVHLTFDSFFWTAVLAAIIISLVSMVAGLLPGGRR; encoded by the coding sequence ATGGGTTCCTTCATCCTCCGGGTCGTCGTCAATGCCGCTGCTCTTTGGGTGGCCAGCTGGGTCCTGCCCGGCATGGAAATTTCCAGCACTGCGGCATCTGATGCCGTGGCCAGGACCGGTATTTCGCAGGACACCGGGACCATCGGGATTGTGGTGGCCTATCTCTTTATCGGCCTCATTTTCGGCGTGGTCAATGCCTTCGTGCGGCCCCTGGTAAGTCTCCTCGCTCTTCCTATCACCATCCTGACGCTCGGCCTGTTCGCGATAGTGATCAATGCAGCGATGTTGTACTTGACCTCCTGGATCAGCAGCTACACCCCGGTGCACCTCACCTTCGATTCCTTCTTCTGGACTGCCGTGCTGGCCGCGATCATCATTTCCCTGGTTTCAATGGTTGCAGGGCTGCTGCCCGGCGGCCGGCGCTGA
- a CDS encoding histidinol-phosphate transaminase produces the protein MTSSETRAGGIAPRPVLDRLPRYAAGKPPAAVSGLASYKLSSNENPLPPIPAVLDAIAGQKDFNRYPDPLSSKLRATLAEFLDVPAEDIVTGAGSLGALNQILAAFAGQNDDGKADEVIYAWRSFEAYPISVGLAGAESVQIPVTGDGRHDLAAMAAAVSARTKVILLCTPNNPTGPALTAAETEAFIRSVPADVVVVIDEAYQEFVRAEDAVDGIALYRKYPNVVVLRTFSKAHGLAGLRVGYSVSHPELTQYLRVAATPFAVSQIAEKAAIVSLENYPQVVERVQKLVDERTRVMAGLRELGWAVPDAQGNFVWLALGAETTAFAELAGTRALSVRAFAGEGVRVSIGEPEANSRFLQLCADYTKAPATS, from the coding sequence ATGACTTCATCTGAAACCAGGGCTGGCGGAATCGCGCCGCGCCCGGTGCTGGACCGGCTGCCCCGCTACGCTGCAGGAAAGCCGCCGGCCGCGGTCAGCGGACTGGCCAGCTACAAGCTGTCCTCCAACGAAAACCCGCTGCCGCCGATTCCGGCGGTGCTGGACGCCATTGCCGGCCAGAAAGACTTCAACCGCTACCCGGATCCCCTGAGCAGCAAGCTCCGTGCCACGCTCGCAGAATTCCTTGACGTTCCTGCCGAGGACATCGTGACCGGAGCTGGAAGCCTGGGCGCGCTCAACCAGATCCTGGCGGCCTTTGCGGGCCAGAACGACGACGGCAAGGCGGACGAAGTCATCTACGCCTGGCGCTCCTTTGAGGCATACCCCATCAGCGTGGGCCTGGCGGGCGCCGAGAGCGTGCAGATCCCCGTGACCGGTGACGGGCGGCACGACCTCGCAGCCATGGCGGCAGCAGTGAGTGCCCGCACCAAGGTGATCCTGCTCTGCACGCCCAACAACCCCACCGGCCCGGCCCTCACGGCAGCTGAGACCGAGGCCTTCATCCGTTCCGTCCCAGCCGACGTCGTGGTGGTCATCGATGAGGCTTACCAGGAGTTTGTCCGGGCGGAGGACGCGGTGGACGGGATCGCGCTCTACCGCAAATACCCCAACGTTGTGGTGCTCCGGACGTTCTCCAAGGCACATGGCCTGGCCGGGCTTCGCGTCGGCTACAGCGTCTCCCATCCGGAATTAACCCAATACCTGCGGGTCGCCGCAACACCTTTCGCCGTGTCCCAAATTGCCGAAAAGGCGGCAATCGTTTCCCTCGAGAATTACCCCCAGGTTGTGGAAAGGGTACAAAAACTCGTGGACGAGCGAACGCGGGTCATGGCTGGCCTCCGGGAGCTGGGATGGGCGGTCCCCGATGCCCAGGGCAACTTCGTGTGGCTTGCCCTTGGCGCTGAAACCACGGCCTTTGCCGAGCTCGCGGGCACGCGGGCCCTCTCTGTGCGGGCCTTCGCCGGGGAAGGCGTAAGGGTCAGCATCGGGGAACCCGAGGCAAACTCACGGTTCCTCCAGTTGTGTGCCGACTATACAAAGGCGCCAGCAACTTCCTAG
- a CDS encoding alpha-ketoacid dehydrogenase subunit beta, with protein MTTMTIAKAINEGLRATLAANPKSLLMGEDIGPLGGVYRVTDGLIGEFGPDRVVDTPLAESGIIGTAIGLALRGYSPVCEIQFDGFVFPGFNQITTQLAKMHARSNGTLTVPVVIRIPYGGGIGSVEHHSESPEALFAHTAGLRIITPSNPHDAYWMIQQAVTCQDPVIIFEPKRRYWLKGDVDVQAPGPAEDPFKAHVLREGADATIVAYGPLVPVALAAANAAEEDGRSVEVIDLRSISPIDFDTVTASVQKTGRLIVAHEAPTFGGIGGEIAARISERAFHSLESPVIRVGGFHMPYPVAKVEEDYLPDIDRILEALDRALSY; from the coding sequence ATGACCACCATGACCATCGCGAAGGCCATCAACGAGGGCCTTCGCGCCACCCTGGCCGCCAACCCCAAATCGCTGCTGATGGGCGAGGACATCGGCCCCCTGGGCGGCGTCTACCGGGTCACCGACGGGCTGATCGGCGAGTTCGGCCCTGACCGCGTGGTGGACACCCCGCTGGCGGAGTCCGGCATCATCGGCACCGCCATCGGCCTGGCCCTGCGCGGATACAGCCCCGTCTGCGAAATCCAGTTCGACGGCTTCGTGTTCCCCGGCTTCAACCAGATCACCACGCAACTGGCCAAGATGCACGCCCGCAGCAACGGGACCCTCACCGTTCCGGTGGTCATCCGCATTCCCTACGGCGGCGGCATCGGGTCGGTGGAACACCACTCGGAATCCCCTGAAGCCCTGTTCGCCCACACGGCAGGCCTGCGGATCATCACCCCGTCCAACCCGCACGACGCCTACTGGATGATCCAGCAGGCAGTGACGTGCCAGGACCCGGTAATCATCTTCGAACCCAAGCGCCGCTACTGGCTCAAGGGGGACGTGGACGTCCAGGCGCCGGGCCCCGCCGAGGACCCGTTCAAGGCCCACGTGCTCCGGGAGGGCGCCGACGCCACCATCGTGGCCTACGGCCCCCTGGTTCCCGTGGCCCTTGCCGCCGCCAATGCAGCCGAGGAGGACGGCCGCAGCGTTGAGGTCATTGACCTGCGCTCAATCTCGCCGATCGACTTCGACACGGTCACCGCGTCCGTGCAAAAGACCGGCCGGTTGATCGTGGCGCACGAGGCACCCACGTTCGGTGGAATCGGCGGCGAAATCGCCGCCCGCATCAGCGAACGCGCTTTCCACTCGCTTGAATCCCCGGTGATCCGCGTGGGCGGATTCCACATGCCGTACCCCGTTGCCAAGGTGGAGGAAGACTACCTTCCGGACATCGACCGCATCCTGGAGGCGCTGGACCGCGCCCTCTCCTACTGA
- a CDS encoding NAD(P)H-dependent oxidoreductase, with amino-acid sequence MTKSTVLTLVGSLRAGSTNQQLAEAIQLNAPEQVDVVIHESLGNIPFYNEDIDVEGQVPAAAAALRAAAEEADSVLLVTPEYNGTVPATLKNAIDWLSRPFGAGALAGKPTAVVGTAFGQYGGVWAQDEARKAAGIAGAKVLEDVKLAVPGSMVRFAEVHPKDDAEVVEQIKGIFDALAASAPAA; translated from the coding sequence ATGACCAAGAGCACCGTACTGACCCTTGTGGGCAGCCTCCGCGCCGGATCCACCAACCAGCAGCTGGCGGAAGCAATCCAGCTCAACGCACCGGAGCAGGTGGACGTGGTAATCCACGAAAGCCTGGGCAACATCCCGTTCTACAACGAGGACATCGACGTCGAAGGCCAGGTCCCGGCAGCAGCGGCAGCACTGCGCGCCGCAGCTGAAGAGGCTGACAGCGTCCTGCTCGTCACCCCCGAGTACAACGGCACCGTTCCCGCCACCCTGAAGAATGCCATCGACTGGCTGTCCCGCCCCTTTGGCGCCGGCGCCCTGGCAGGCAAGCCGACCGCCGTCGTCGGCACCGCTTTTGGCCAGTACGGCGGCGTGTGGGCCCAGGATGAGGCCCGCAAGGCCGCGGGCATCGCAGGCGCCAAGGTCCTTGAAGACGTCAAGCTTGCCGTCCCCGGTTCCATGGTGCGCTTTGCCGAAGTCCACCCCAAGGACGACGCCGAGGTAGTGGAGCAGATCAAGGGCATCTTCGACGCCCTGGCCGCATCCGCACCGGCAGCCTAG
- a CDS encoding dihydrolipoamide acetyltransferase family protein, protein MTLNKFNLPDVGEGLTEAEIVSWKVKPGDTVAINDVLCEIETAKSIVELPSPFAGTVTELLVQEGVTVDVGTAIISVSDEVAGDPTPADVRAPEAPAQPQQTAQPLYGKLPQDEAPDGTDDGGASAPAGGPLVGSGPKADAVKRRPRKTAPAAAVTVNAPEVEPVQPRTPAEVSAGAPAAVDNRPTLGGTITGLVNRVLAKPPVRKIARDLGIDLADVVATGSRGEVTREDLVSYQAQRDAELDKADGFWGKAGKPQDQRVERIPVKGVRKATAKAMVESAFAAPHVSIFVDVDASRTMEFVKRLKASRDFEGVKVSPLLILAKAVIWAAARNPSVNAAWVDNQDGSAEIQVKHFMNLGIAAATPRGLMVPNIKNAQDLSLKELALALNNLATTARAGKTQPGEMQGGTLTITNIGALGIDTGTPIINPGEVAIVAFGTIKQKPWVLDGEVIPRWITTLGGSFDHRVVDGDLSARFMADVAAILEEPALLLD, encoded by the coding sequence ATGACCCTGAACAAGTTCAACCTGCCCGACGTCGGCGAGGGCCTGACCGAAGCGGAAATCGTCTCCTGGAAGGTCAAGCCCGGCGACACCGTGGCCATCAACGACGTCCTGTGCGAGATCGAGACCGCCAAGTCCATCGTGGAACTGCCGTCCCCGTTTGCCGGGACCGTCACCGAACTGCTGGTGCAGGAAGGGGTGACCGTCGACGTCGGGACCGCCATCATCAGCGTCAGCGACGAAGTTGCCGGCGACCCCACGCCCGCAGACGTCCGCGCGCCGGAAGCGCCGGCACAGCCACAACAAACCGCGCAGCCGCTCTATGGAAAGCTTCCCCAGGACGAGGCGCCGGATGGAACGGACGACGGCGGCGCCAGCGCCCCGGCCGGCGGTCCGCTGGTGGGTTCCGGCCCCAAGGCCGACGCCGTCAAGCGGCGCCCGCGGAAGACCGCACCAGCCGCTGCCGTGACCGTCAACGCCCCCGAGGTTGAGCCTGTGCAGCCGCGGACCCCCGCCGAGGTGTCCGCCGGCGCACCCGCCGCCGTCGACAACCGGCCGACCCTGGGCGGCACCATCACCGGGCTGGTCAACCGCGTCCTGGCCAAGCCGCCGGTCCGCAAGATCGCCCGGGACCTGGGCATCGACCTGGCCGACGTCGTGGCCACCGGTTCACGGGGCGAGGTGACGCGGGAGGACCTGGTGAGCTACCAGGCCCAGCGCGACGCCGAACTGGACAAGGCGGACGGCTTCTGGGGCAAGGCAGGAAAGCCGCAGGACCAGCGGGTGGAGCGGATCCCGGTCAAGGGCGTGCGCAAGGCCACGGCCAAGGCGATGGTGGAATCGGCCTTCGCGGCACCGCACGTCAGCATCTTCGTGGACGTCGACGCCAGCCGCACCATGGAGTTCGTCAAGCGGCTCAAGGCCTCGCGGGACTTCGAGGGCGTCAAGGTCTCACCACTGCTCATCCTGGCCAAGGCCGTCATCTGGGCTGCCGCCCGGAACCCCAGCGTGAACGCGGCGTGGGTGGACAACCAGGATGGATCGGCCGAGATCCAGGTCAAGCACTTCATGAACCTGGGCATCGCCGCAGCCACCCCGCGCGGCCTCATGGTGCCCAACATCAAGAACGCCCAGGACCTGTCGCTCAAGGAACTCGCGCTTGCCCTGAACAACCTGGCCACCACCGCCAGGGCTGGGAAGACGCAGCCGGGGGAAATGCAGGGCGGCACCCTTACGATCACCAACATCGGCGCCCTGGGCATCGATACCGGCACGCCCATCATCAACCCGGGCGAGGTGGCCATCGTGGCCTTCGGGACCATCAAGCAGAAGCCCTGGGTGCTGGACGGCGAGGTGATTCCCCGCTGGATCACCACGCTTGGGGGATCCTTCGACCACCGCGTGGTGGATGGTGACTTGTCCGCCCGCTTCATGGCCGACGTCGCGGCCATCCTGGAAGAGCCCGCGCTCCTGCTGGACTGA
- the pdhA gene encoding pyruvate dehydrogenase (acetyl-transferring) E1 component subunit alpha, whose product MGTHLPSTEFDGTAVDDQREADAEAVMGEPPAQMVQLLGPDGKLGADPVFSEYADKLTPEDLRGLYADMAAIRRFDVEATALQRQGQLALWVPLTGQEAAQIGSGRASQPQDYIFPTYREHGVALTRNVDLAELLRQFRGVSNGGWNPKDTNFHLYTLVLAAQTLHAVGYAMGIQRDQKLAASDPAGRQPDAAVIAYFGDGASSEGDVHESMVFASSYKAPVVFFCQNNHWAISVPTNVQTRVPLSNRAKGYGFPGIRVDGNDVIAVHAVTEWALEHARQGKGPVLIEAFTYRVGAHTTADDPTKYRHSDEEDAWRAKDPLARLEKYLRAEGLADDAYFAKVKADGDELAAYVRRTAHDLENPDIRTAFANVYAEAHPLVAEELAWFEEYSAGFAGEEESAGRAAKAGH is encoded by the coding sequence ATGGGCACTCATCTGCCTTCCACCGAGTTCGACGGAACAGCGGTAGACGACCAGCGGGAGGCCGATGCAGAGGCCGTTATGGGTGAGCCCCCTGCCCAGATGGTGCAGTTGCTGGGCCCTGACGGAAAACTGGGCGCCGACCCGGTCTTCAGTGAGTACGCGGACAAACTCACCCCGGAGGACCTCCGTGGCCTCTACGCCGACATGGCCGCCATCCGCAGGTTCGACGTCGAGGCCACCGCCCTCCAGCGTCAAGGGCAGCTGGCACTGTGGGTCCCGCTTACCGGCCAGGAGGCAGCGCAGATTGGCTCGGGCAGGGCCAGCCAGCCGCAGGACTACATCTTTCCCACCTACCGTGAACACGGCGTAGCGCTGACCCGCAACGTGGACCTGGCAGAACTCCTGCGCCAGTTCCGCGGGGTCTCCAACGGTGGCTGGAATCCAAAGGACACTAACTTCCACCTGTATACGCTGGTCCTGGCCGCGCAGACCCTGCACGCCGTCGGCTACGCCATGGGAATCCAGCGGGACCAGAAGCTCGCGGCGTCGGATCCGGCAGGCAGGCAGCCGGATGCGGCCGTCATCGCCTACTTCGGCGACGGCGCCAGTTCCGAGGGCGACGTCCACGAATCGATGGTGTTCGCCTCCTCCTACAAGGCCCCGGTCGTGTTCTTCTGCCAGAACAACCACTGGGCCATCTCCGTGCCCACCAACGTCCAGACCCGCGTGCCCCTCTCCAACCGCGCCAAGGGCTACGGTTTCCCCGGCATCCGCGTGGACGGGAACGACGTGATCGCTGTGCACGCAGTCACCGAGTGGGCGCTCGAGCACGCACGCCAGGGCAAGGGCCCGGTCCTGATCGAGGCCTTCACCTACCGGGTGGGGGCGCACACCACCGCGGACGATCCCACCAAATACCGGCACTCCGACGAAGAGGACGCCTGGCGCGCCAAGGACCCGCTGGCCCGGCTCGAAAAGTACCTGCGCGCCGAAGGCCTGGCCGACGACGCCTACTTCGCCAAGGTGAAGGCAGACGGCGACGAGCTGGCCGCTTATGTCCGCCGCACCGCCCATGATCTCGAAAACCCGGACATCCGGACGGCCTTCGCCAACGTCTACGCCGAAGCGCACCCGCTGGTGGCGGAGGAACTGGCATGGTTCGAGGAATACAGCGCAGGATTTGCCGGCGAGGAAGAATCCGCCGGGCGGGCAGCAAAGGCAGGCCACTGA
- a CDS encoding GerMN domain-containing protein, which translates to MVAVGCLALLLTGCSSPIPHPDVQSPAAAGSTGPSAAPLAFIPATIAASESGGSTASPTPGSGTEATAAPVTAYFVLVDDGGRHGVRFGCNDSLVGAAGAGSTGDGRLKAAINALLGAEQPENLYNALGSSRLKFLSGSFDGTTVTVYLSGTLNPGGTCDTPRVEAQLTQTALEAVGAVKAAIYINGESLADYLKLK; encoded by the coding sequence ATGGTTGCCGTGGGATGCCTGGCCCTGCTGCTTACGGGATGCAGCTCCCCGATCCCCCACCCTGACGTGCAATCCCCTGCCGCAGCCGGAAGCACCGGACCAAGCGCCGCCCCGCTGGCCTTCATTCCCGCCACAATTGCCGCCTCCGAAAGCGGTGGGTCAACAGCCTCCCCCACCCCCGGCAGTGGCACCGAGGCAACGGCCGCGCCGGTCACGGCGTACTTCGTGCTGGTGGACGACGGCGGCAGGCACGGCGTCCGCTTTGGCTGCAATGACAGCCTGGTGGGTGCAGCCGGGGCCGGCAGCACGGGGGACGGCAGGCTTAAGGCAGCGATAAACGCCCTCCTGGGTGCGGAACAACCGGAAAACCTGTACAACGCACTGGGCAGCTCCCGGCTGAAGTTCCTGTCCGGCAGCTTCGACGGCACCACCGTCACGGTCTACCTGTCGGGAACCCTCAACCCGGGCGGGACCTGCGACACTCCGCGGGTTGAGGCCCAGCTCACCCAGACCGCCCTTGAAGCCGTTGGCGCCGTCAAGGCCGCAATCTACATCAACGGCGAAAGCCTGGCTGACTACCTGAAGTTGAAGTAG
- a CDS encoding PLP-dependent aminotransferase family protein has translation MTHETLDAAAGTLPAEAIDAIERAATSAHRHEELFSERAANIRQSAVRDVFDISMRPGLVSLAGGSPYLQSLPLDRLAATAAKIIAEDGLTALQYGAGQGTAELRAQICEVMATEGILDAKPENVVITAGSQSAQDVATKLFCNPGDVVLVEDPTYVGALNTFEAYQVQVETVEMDQYGLVPELLEARIAALQLAGRSIKFLYTIPNFNNPSGITLAKERRQQVVDICRRANILVLEDNPYGLLRFEGEPLAPLRAANPDDVIYLGSFSKIFAPGLRIGWALVPEHLQRRYYLAAESVTLCPPTLNQMLVSAYLGGYDWKGQIETYRELYAERCRAMLAALKEYMPSGTSWTSPQGGFFVWVTLPEGVDTYPLLHKAIDAGVVFIPGAAFTPSDEPSNKLRLAFSAVPPDAIAEGVRRLAPVLQEAIAAL, from the coding sequence GTGACCCACGAAACACTTGACGCTGCGGCGGGCACGCTGCCGGCAGAGGCCATTGACGCCATCGAACGTGCCGCCACCTCGGCGCACCGGCATGAGGAACTCTTTTCCGAGCGCGCGGCAAACATCCGCCAGTCGGCCGTGCGCGACGTTTTCGACATCTCGATGCGGCCAGGCCTTGTGTCCCTGGCCGGCGGAAGCCCCTACCTGCAGTCGCTGCCGCTTGACCGCCTGGCGGCGACGGCTGCGAAGATCATCGCCGAGGACGGCCTCACGGCCCTGCAGTACGGCGCCGGGCAGGGGACCGCGGAACTGCGCGCCCAGATCTGCGAGGTCATGGCCACCGAAGGCATCCTCGATGCCAAACCGGAGAATGTGGTGATCACTGCCGGCTCCCAATCGGCACAGGATGTTGCCACAAAGCTTTTCTGCAATCCCGGCGACGTAGTGCTGGTGGAGGACCCCACCTATGTGGGCGCGTTGAACACATTCGAGGCCTACCAGGTCCAGGTGGAAACGGTGGAGATGGACCAGTACGGGCTGGTCCCGGAACTGCTGGAAGCCCGCATTGCAGCCCTACAACTGGCCGGGAGGAGCATCAAGTTCCTCTACACCATCCCCAATTTCAACAACCCCTCCGGCATCACCCTCGCCAAGGAACGCCGGCAGCAGGTGGTGGATATATGCCGCAGGGCGAATATTCTGGTGCTGGAGGACAACCCGTATGGCCTGCTCCGTTTTGAGGGGGAACCCTTGGCTCCCCTGCGGGCCGCCAATCCCGATGACGTGATTTACCTGGGCTCCTTTTCCAAAATATTCGCTCCCGGCCTCCGCATCGGCTGGGCGCTGGTTCCGGAGCACCTCCAGCGCCGCTACTACCTTGCCGCCGAGTCCGTGACTCTTTGTCCGCCCACCCTGAACCAGATGCTGGTCTCGGCCTACCTGGGCGGATACGACTGGAAAGGGCAAATCGAAACCTATCGCGAACTGTACGCCGAAAGGTGCCGGGCCATGCTGGCCGCCCTCAAGGAATACATGCCGTCCGGAACCTCCTGGACCAGTCCGCAGGGCGGCTTCTTCGTCTGGGTGACGCTGCCCGAAGGCGTCGATACCTACCCGCTGCTGCACAAGGCGATCGACGCCGGGGTGGTGTTCATCCCGGGAGCCGCCTTCACGCCGTCGGACGAGCCGTCCAACAAGCTCAGGCTCGCCTTCAGCGCCGTGCCTCCCGACGCGATCGCCGAAGGAGTGCGCCGCCTGGCGCCGGTGCTGCAGGAAGCCATCGCCGCGCTGTAG
- a CDS encoding universal stress protein yields the protein MGGIIVVGVDGSETAKKAAESAKGLAAAMDASLHVVSAFDSDRTEVFGSGSDRWIVSDADAAEQVARTVAESLGRDITVTYSAARGRPADALIKEAVRMDARIIVVGNRRMRGVGRVLGSVANSVAHNAPCDVYIANTYDAD from the coding sequence ATGGGTGGAATCATCGTTGTAGGGGTTGACGGCAGTGAAACCGCAAAGAAGGCGGCCGAGTCGGCCAAGGGCCTGGCAGCAGCCATGGACGCTTCGCTGCACGTAGTCTCGGCCTTCGACAGCGACCGTACCGAAGTGTTCGGCAGCGGCAGCGACCGGTGGATCGTCTCCGACGCGGACGCCGCAGAGCAGGTGGCGCGGACCGTAGCGGAATCGCTGGGCCGCGACATCACCGTGACGTATTCGGCAGCACGGGGGCGGCCGGCCGACGCCTTGATCAAGGAAGCGGTCCGAATGGACGCACGGATCATCGTGGTGGGAAACCGGCGCATGCGCGGCGTTGGCCGGGTGCTCGGCAGCGTTGCCAACAGCGTTGCCCACAACGCTCCATGTGACGTCTACATCGCCAACACCTACGACGCCGACTAG
- a CDS encoding phosphatase PAP2 family protein: MTVSGGSIRVRNRTARWLTEVFQPPVVVSLQLLISPLAEAGFPGSIGYGALAALFVCVVPLAVLLVLVRLGKVTDHHVSDRKQRAPVLLMALASIAVGLLVLNAVDAPSSVVAMVLAVVGGVAVLAAVSPFWKMSGHAAAMSCAAVVSVLMLGPAWAPLLLLVPAVSWSRVVLRAHTLAQVVAGSLFGGVVMAGIWWLLRGWLVG, encoded by the coding sequence GTGACGGTTAGCGGCGGGTCGATCCGGGTTAGGAACCGGACCGCCAGATGGCTGACTGAGGTTTTCCAGCCACCGGTGGTGGTTTCCCTCCAGCTGCTGATCAGCCCGCTGGCGGAGGCGGGGTTTCCCGGATCCATCGGCTACGGTGCACTGGCGGCCCTCTTTGTGTGCGTGGTTCCGCTCGCAGTGCTGCTGGTCCTGGTCCGGCTGGGGAAGGTGACGGACCACCACGTCAGCGACCGGAAGCAGCGCGCGCCCGTGCTCCTGATGGCGCTGGCCTCCATCGCTGTCGGTTTGCTGGTGCTCAATGCCGTGGACGCGCCATCGAGTGTGGTGGCCATGGTCCTGGCGGTGGTGGGCGGAGTCGCCGTGCTGGCCGCGGTCAGCCCGTTCTGGAAAATGAGCGGCCACGCCGCCGCGATGTCCTGCGCCGCCGTCGTATCCGTCCTGATGCTGGGCCCGGCGTGGGCGCCGCTGCTGCTCCTGGTTCCGGCGGTCAGCTGGTCAAGGGTGGTCCTGAGGGCGCACACGCTGGCGCAGGTGGTGGCAGGCTCGCTCTTCGGCGGAGTGGTGATGGCTGGGATCTGGTGGCTGTTGCGGGGCTGGCTGGTGGGCTAA